TTGGGCAACGTTCGGCCGGGTTGTCGGGGGTGCGGTCGTCAGTCCTCGGGCGGGCGGCCGTGCACGGCGAGGGCCCAGATGACGGCGACGTCCACGGCGATGATCAGCAGGGACCACAGGGGCTGGTACGGGATGAACAGGAACGCCGCGAGCGCGCTGACGCCCACGACGACCATGGCGGGCACCCGAATGCCGGGCAGGCCGGCCAGCAGCGCCGTGCCCGCCACCGCCGCCACCACGCCCAGCGCCAGGTGCAGCCAGCCCCACGCGGTCACGTCGTAGCTGAAGACGTAGCTGTTGAGCACCACCGCGAACGACTCCTGGAACAACGTCGCCGTCGCCACCCCCGCGTGGAACACGCCGATGATCACCATGACGATCCCGGCGAACTGCGCCAGCCCGTCCTCGCGGCGCACGGCGTGCGCGCTCGCGCGCCCGGCCTGAGCCATCCGGACCATCTCCTCCGATCCCGCGCCCCGACGTGCCGCCGGGTGACCGTCCGTGCACCCTCCGCCGCAGTTCGCCGCGGGTGCGCGAACACCGCCGAGCTCGGCCCCCGCGGCATCGTGCCGCCCTGCGCACGAGCCCGAAGCCGGATACTCAGGACAACGCACGCGGCTCCGATGACCAAGGGGCGAAGGTCCGCGCGCAGGCCGCGATGCCGTGACGGGGAGTGTCGGTCGCGCACGTAGGGTGGAGCCGTGGCCGACCCGTCGACGTACCGCCCCGCACCCGGAACCGTTCCGGACGCGCCCGGCGTGTACCGCTTCCACGACGCCGAGGGGCGGATCATCTACGTCGGCAAGGCGAAGAGCCTGCGCAGCCGGCTCGCGAACTACTTCGCCGACCTCTCGGGGCTGCACCCCCGGACCCGCCAGATGGTCACCACCGCCACCGGGGTGCGCTGGACCGTGGTCGGCACCGAGGTCGAGGCGCTGCAGCTGGAGTACTCCTGGATCAAGGAGTACGACCCCCGGTTCAACGTGCGCTACCGGGACGACAAGTCCTACCCGGTGCTCGCCGTGACGCTGCACGAGGAGTACCCGCGGCTGCACGTCTACCGCGGTCCGCGCCGCAAAGGCGTGCGCTACTTCGGCCCGTACGCGCACGCGTGGGCGATCCGCGAAACGCTCGACATGCTGCTGCGCGTGTTCCCCGCCCGCACCTGCTCCAGCGGCGTGTTCAAGCGCCACGGCCAGATCGGGCGGCCCTGCCTGCTCGGCTACATCGGCAAGTGCGCCGCGCCGTGCGTGGGCCGCGTCGACGCCGACGAGCACCGGGCGATCGTGGACGACTTCTGCGACTTCCTCAGCGGTCGCACCGACACGTTGACGCGCAAGCTGGACCGCGAGATGAAGCAGGCCTCCGCGGAACTCGAATTCGAGCGCGCCGCCCGGCTGCGCGACGACCTCGAAGCGCTGCGCCGCGCGATGGAGAAGCAGGCCGTGGTGCTCGGCGACGGCACCGACGCCGACGTGATCGCCTTCGCCCAGGACGAGCTCGCCGCCGCCGTGCAGGTCTTCCACATCCGCGGCGGCCGGGTGCGCGGGCAGCGCGGCTGGGTCATCGACCTGGACGCGGAGACCGGCCTCGGGGAGCTCACCGGCCGGTTCCTCAGCCAGTTCTACGGGGAGCAGGCCGCGCTGGCCGATCAGGCCGACGCGGGCGGAACCCCGGTGCCGCGCGAAGTGCTCGTCCCGGAACTGCCGGAGGACTCCCCGGCGCTGGCGCAGTGGCTCGGCGAGCTGCGCGGCAGCCGGGTCGACCTGCGGGTGCCGCAGCGCGGCGACAAGCGGGCCTTGATGGAAACGGTGGAGCGCAACGCGAAGGAGGCGTTCACCCAGTACAAGCTGCGCCGCGCGGGCGACCTCACGGCGCGCTCCGCGGCGCTGCAGGAGCTGCAGGAGGCGCTGGACCTGGACACGGCGCCGCTGCGGATCGAATGCGTGGACGTGAGCCACGTGCAGGGCAGCGACGTGGTGGCCTCGCTGGTCGTGTTCGAGGACGGGGTGGCGCGCAAGTCCGAGTACCGGCGGTTCTCGGTGCGCGAGGGCGCCGAAGGCGGCGACGTCGGCTCCATCGACGAGGTGGTGCGCCGCCGGTTCGCCCGCTACCTCAAGGAGACCGGCCCGGACGCGTCGGAGTCCGAAGTGGACGCCCCCAACGTGGCGGCCGCGCACGGCACCGGCGCGGACCAGGCCGAGACCGACGGCGGGACCGCGCCCGGCATCGACCCGGAGACGGGCAGGCCGCGCAAGTTCGCCTACCCGCCGAACCTCCTGGTCATCGACGGCGGCGCCCCGCAGGCGAACGCGGCGGCCGACGCCCTCACCGAACTCGGCATCACCGACGTCGCCGTGATCGGCCTGGCCAAGCGCCTCGAAGAGGTGTGGCTGCCCGCCGAACCCGACCCGGTCATCCTGCCGCGCACCAGCGAGGCGCTGTACCTGCTGCAGCGGGTGCGCGACGAGGCGCACCGGTTCGCCATCAACTACCACCGGCAGAAGCGCTCCAAGCGGCTCAGCCGGTCCGTGCTCGATTCCGTACCCGGACTTGGGGAGGCCCGGAAAACCGCTTTGCTCAAGCACTTCGGTTCGGTGCGCAAGCTGAAGCAGGCGGGGATCGAGGACATCATGGCGGTGCCCGGCTTCGGCCGGCGCACCGCCGAGACCGTGTGCGCGGCCCTGGCCACTGAGGCCGGGGCAGGCGGGGGAGACACCAGCACTGAAGGGGAGAATCAGTGAGCGAGGAGAAATCGGGCATCGAGGTCGCCGTGGTCAGCGGCCTTTCCGGCGCCGGGCGCAGCACCGCCGCCAAGTGCCTGGAGGACCTGGGCTGGTTCGTCGTGGACAACCTGCCCCCCGAACTGATCGCGACGATGGTGGAGCTGGGGGCGCGCTCCAGCGGCGCGATCACCCGCGTCGCGGTCGTGATGGACGTGCGCAGCCGCGCGTTCACCGAAGACCTCGGATCGGTGATCAAGGACCTGGACGCCCGCGGCTACAAGCCGAAGGTGCTGTTCCTGGAGGCCACCGACGAGGTGCTGATCCGCCGCTTCGAGCAGGTGCGCCGCGGCCACCCGCTGCAGGGCGAGGGCCGGTTGGCCGACGGCATCGCCAACGAGCGCGCGCTGCTGTCCCGGCTGCGCTCCGAGGCGGACCTCGTGGTGGACACGACGGGCCTGTCGGTGCACCAGCTGCGCACGAAGATCGAGGACGCGTTCGGCACCGAGGCCGAGACCCGCACCCGGGTCACCGTGCTGTCCTTCGGCTAC
This window of the Saccharopolyspora gloriosae genome carries:
- a CDS encoding DUF7144 family membrane protein encodes the protein MAQAGRASAHAVRREDGLAQFAGIVMVIIGVFHAGVATATLFQESFAVVLNSYVFSYDVTAWGWLHLALGVVAAVAGTALLAGLPGIRVPAMVVVGVSALAAFLFIPYQPLWSLLIIAVDVAVIWALAVHGRPPED
- the uvrC gene encoding excinuclease ABC subunit UvrC, encoding MADPSTYRPAPGTVPDAPGVYRFHDAEGRIIYVGKAKSLRSRLANYFADLSGLHPRTRQMVTTATGVRWTVVGTEVEALQLEYSWIKEYDPRFNVRYRDDKSYPVLAVTLHEEYPRLHVYRGPRRKGVRYFGPYAHAWAIRETLDMLLRVFPARTCSSGVFKRHGQIGRPCLLGYIGKCAAPCVGRVDADEHRAIVDDFCDFLSGRTDTLTRKLDREMKQASAELEFERAARLRDDLEALRRAMEKQAVVLGDGTDADVIAFAQDELAAAVQVFHIRGGRVRGQRGWVIDLDAETGLGELTGRFLSQFYGEQAALADQADAGGTPVPREVLVPELPEDSPALAQWLGELRGSRVDLRVPQRGDKRALMETVERNAKEAFTQYKLRRAGDLTARSAALQELQEALDLDTAPLRIECVDVSHVQGSDVVASLVVFEDGVARKSEYRRFSVREGAEGGDVGSIDEVVRRRFARYLKETGPDASESEVDAPNVAAAHGTGADQAETDGGTAPGIDPETGRPRKFAYPPNLLVIDGGAPQANAAADALTELGITDVAVIGLAKRLEEVWLPAEPDPVILPRTSEALYLLQRVRDEAHRFAINYHRQKRSKRLSRSVLDSVPGLGEARKTALLKHFGSVRKLKQAGIEDIMAVPGFGRRTAETVCAALATEAGAGGGDTSTEGENQ
- the rapZ gene encoding RNase adapter RapZ, giving the protein MSEEKSGIEVAVVSGLSGAGRSTAAKCLEDLGWFVVDNLPPELIATMVELGARSSGAITRVAVVMDVRSRAFTEDLGSVIKDLDARGYKPKVLFLEATDEVLIRRFEQVRRGHPLQGEGRLADGIANERALLSRLRSEADLVVDTTGLSVHQLRTKIEDAFGTEAETRTRVTVLSFGYKYGLPMDADLVMDCRFLPNPFWIPELREFNGLDEEVRNYVLGQEGAEEFLESYQGLLRLVGAGYHREGKRYLTLALGCTGGKHRSVALVEEMARRLADDEGMMVKTVHRDLGRE